The Acanthopagrus latus isolate v.2019 chromosome 13, fAcaLat1.1, whole genome shotgun sequence genome contains a region encoding:
- the LOC119031064 gene encoding rhamnose-binding lectin-like yields the protein MDRVALTLLTFLAVVLILFSVTGQANSELSWPSLPPPVSSSSEVEGKESNSTVKTKAVRQYRAKSANIRRPAFPLGFPLFNNLNPLQNTHPSSFEGMICGGKFGQFRCFHRKTIKIESAFYGRLKENVCLSSKLYGTKQSTSCRRDVTTTLGKLCNGDAVCYIHATNAVMGGDPCPHTYKYLSFSARCV from the exons ATGGACCGTGTAGCGCTGACCCTGCTCACCT ttCTGGCTGTTGTGCTCATCCTGTTTTCAGTCACTG GCCAAGCCAACTCTGAATTATCATGGCCGTCACTTCCACCTcctgtgtcatcatcatcagaagtggaggggaaggagagcAACAG cactgtaaaaacaaaagcagtccGTCAATACAGAGCAAAATCAGCAAATATCAGAAGACCAGCATTTCCATTAGGATTTCCCCTTTTCAACAACTTGAATCCTCTTCAGAACACACATCCCTCTTCATTTGAGGGCATGATCTGCGGTGGGAAATTTGGCCAATTCCGATGCT TTCATAGGAAGACAATAAAGATAGAGTCAGCGTTCTACGGTCGTCTGAAAGAAAACGTGTGTTTGAGCTCCAAGCTGTACGGGACAAAGCAAAGCACCAGCTGCAGGCGTGACGTCACTACGACCCTGGGCAAACT GTGTAACGGTGACGCAGTGTGTTACATCCATGCAACCAATGCAGTGATGGGAGGAGACCCCTGTCCACACACCTACAAGTACCTGTCCTTCAGCGCCCGCTGTGTCTAA